The following are from one region of the Corylus avellana chromosome ca1, CavTom2PMs-1.0 genome:
- the LOC132182878 gene encoding RNA-binding KH domain-containing protein RCF3, whose translation MERSRSKRNYYYEHQDYDSETVGRTRPRYNHNYPAANPSPHHRHRGGSARAPKPQADPSLTVTTTYRILCHDAKAGGVIGKSGSIIKSIRQHTSAWINVHELVPGDDERVIEISDTRRRDPEGRMPNFSPAQEALLLIHDRILESSDEFGGGGGGGGDDGYGMGGVGGGRDKVTTRLVVSRMHVGCLLGKAGKIIEQMRVETRTQIRILPRDHTLPRCVSMSEEIVQVVGDVNDVKNAIAIISSRLRESQHRDRGHFHGRMHSPERFFPPDDDYIPHVNNAARRSSMDGAAFGSRLSGNRGNNYASRSSGFTIESGAAPMVDNVQPFYGEDLVFRMLCPSDKVDCVVGEADGILELLQNEIGVDVKVTDPVVGSNEQIIIISSEEGPDDELFPAQEALLHIQTCIVDLVPDKDNIVTTRLLVPSSDIRCLEGRDGSLSEMRRLTGANIQILPREEIPPCVSGTDELVQIVGEIKVARDALMEVTSRLRSYLYREFFQKDMTPPSVSAPGPVGSGLGLEASSINNITPVRDAHIGVDAPTATYQNVATAQPSRDTGGTSSEIPKQNENHRREDVLSSLNRIAVPLVTRSTLEVVIPEHAVPKLVMKSKNKLAQISELSGANVTLVEDRPEMTQKIIQISGTPEQTERAQSLLQGFILSTQEDGP comes from the exons ATGGAGAGGTCGAGATCTAAGAGGAACTACTACTATGAACACCAGGACTATGATTCGGAGACGGTGGGTAGGACGAGGCCACGGTACAACCACAACTACCCGGCGGCGAATCCCTCGCCGCACCACCGACATCGTGGTGGGTCGGCTCGGGCGCCGAAGCCGCAGGCGGACCCGTCCTTGACTGTGACAACGACGTATCGGATCCTCTGCCACGACGCGAAGGCCGGGGGGGTGATCGGGAAGTCCGGGAGCATCATCAAGTCGATCCGGCAGCACACCAGCGCGTGGATCAACGTGCACGAGCTGGTCCCTGGCGACGACGAGCGCGTGATCGAGATCTCCGACACGCGCCGTCGTGACCCGGAGGGCCGAATGCCGAACTTCTCGCCGGCCCAGGAGGCGCTGCTCCTCATCCACGATCGGATCCTCGAGAGCAGCGACGAGttcggcggcggcggcggcggcggcggagACGACGGGTACGGAATGGGGGGTGTGGGTGGTGGGAGGGACAAGGTGACAACGAGGCTGGTGGTGTCGAGAATGCACGTGGGGTGTTTGTTGGGGAAAGCAGGCAAGATTATTGAGCAAATGAGGGTTGAGACGAGGACCCAGATTAGGATTCTGCCTAGAGATCATACGTTGCCCCGTTGCGTTTCCATGTCGGAGGAGATTGTTCAG GTTGTAGGTGATGTGAATGATGTAAAGAATGCTATAGCTATTATTTCATCGCGCTTGAGGGAGAGTCAGCATCGTGACCGCGGTCATTTCCATGGACGAATGCATTCACCAGAAAGGTTTTTTCCTCCTGATGATGATTATATTCCTCACGTAAACAATGCAGCACGCAGGTCATCCATGGATGGTGCCGCGTTTGGATCAAGATTATCTGGCAACAGAGGCAACAACTATGCCTCACGGTCATCTGGTTTTACAATTGAATCTGGCGCTGCCCCCATGGTTGACAATGTGCAGCCCTTTTATGGTGAGGACCTTGTGTTTCGAATGCTTTGCCCAAGTGACAAGGTGGATTGTGTTGTTGGAGAGGCAGATGGAATCTTAGAATTGCTTCAAAATGAAATTGGCGTGGATGTTAAGGTTACTGATCCCGTGGTTGGTTCAAATGAGCAGATTATAATCATTTCTTCAGAGGAG GGTCCTGATGACGAGCTGTTTCCAGCCCAGGAAGCTTTGTTGCATATCCAAACCTGCATTGTTGATCTTGTTCCAGATAAAGACAACATAGTAACAACTAGGTTACTTGTACCGTCCAGTGATATTCGATGTTTAGAGGGAAGAGATGGGTCATTGTCAGAGATGAGGAGATTAACCGGTGCAAACATTCAAATTTTGCCAAGAGAAGAAATTCCTCCGTGTGTCTCAGGGACTGATGAGCTTGTACAG ATTGTAGGGGAGATAAAAGTGGCTCGAGATGCTCTTATGGAGGTGACATCAAGACTGCGGAGTTACTTATATAGGGAGTTCTTTCAAAAGGATATGACGCCGCCTTCTGTCTCTGCACCAGGCCCTGTGGGCAGCGGTTTAGGACTCGAAGCATCTTCTATCAATAACATAACTCCAGTTCGCGATGCTCATATTGGAGTTGATGCTCCTACTGCAACCTATCAGAATGTGGCAACAGCTCAGCCATCGAGG GACACTGGAGGGACCAGCAGTGAAATACCAAAGCAGAATGAAAATCACCGCCGTGAGGATGTTCTTAGTAGCTTGAATAG AATCGCCGTACCACTTGTCACTAGGAGTACACTCGAAGTTGTCATACCAGAGCATGCAGTTCCCAAGCTCGTAATGAAATCAAAGAACAAGCTTGCGCAGATAAGTGAG TTGTCGGGAGCCAATGTAACCCTGGTAGAAGATAGACCAGAGATGACACAAAAGATCATTCAAATATCGGGTACTCCAGAGCAGACTGAGAGAGCTCAGAGCTTGCTCCAGGGATTTATTTTGAGCa cGCAAGAAGATGGTCCGTAA
- the LOC132168133 gene encoding uncharacterized protein LOC132168133 isoform X2, which produces MSFEKELQELFDEVKRLIMMGNKSDAIDLLKANYEAVKEQMNAGSQGIEEAALLDIIALGYMAVGDLKFVGSLLAMLTEVVDSLKDNEPLVDVVLVHMGSLYSALGKFEKSLLAYRRSIDILENRHGKNSIFLITPLLGMAKVLGNIGRSTKAVETYNHTISILELSRGAESEDLVVVLFALGNLLLKEGRAADAETHFVRILTLYKKLYGENDGRVGMAMCSLAHVKCAKGNPDEAIQLYKNALQVIKDSNYMALDDGIMEKMRIDLAELLHVVGRGKEGREMLEECLLIAEKHKGKEHPSSVTHLLNLAASYSRSKNFVEAERLLRTSLEIMRKTVGPDDQSISFPMLHLAVTLYHLKQNEEAEQLALEVLRIREKAFGKDSLPVGEALDCLVSIQSGLGKDDGELLEVLKRIRSIQEKEFGHESEEVIETLKKIVYYLDKLGRKNEKLPLQKKLSVLRMKYKQRIQY; this is translated from the exons ATGTCTTTTGAGAAAGAGTTGCAAGAGTTATTTGATGAAGTCAAAAGACTGATTATGATGGGAAACAAAAGTGATGCTATAGACCTACTTAAAGCAAACTATGAAGCTGTTAAAGAACAGATGAATGCAGGTAGTCAAGGCATAGAAGAAGCTGCTCTTCTTGACATCATTGCCCTTGGTTATATGGCTGTTGGAGATTTAAAGTTTGTTGGTTCCCTACTGGCTATG TTGACTGAGGTCGTTGACAGTCTAAAGGACAATGAACCACTTGTGGATGTTGTGCTTGTGCATATGGGAAGTCTGTATTCGGCTTTGGGGAAGTTTGAAAAATCATTGCTTGCATACCGGAGGTCTATTGATATTCTAGAGAACAGACATG ggaaaaatagtatttttcttatcACCCCATTGTTGGGGATGGCAAAAGTGCTTGGAAACATTGGCAGATCCACAAAAGCAGTAGAAACCTACAACCACACAATTTCTATTTTGGAATTGAGCAGAGGTGCTGAAAGTGAGGATTTGGTTGTAGTTCTATTTGCTCTTGGCAATCTTTTACTCAAAGAAGGAAGAGCAGCGGATGCAGAAACTCATTTTGTTAG AATTTTAACCTTATATAAGAAGTTATATGGAGAAAATGATGGAAGAGTTGGAATGGCTATGTGTTCCCTTGCCCATGTTAAGTGTGCAAAAG GAAACCCTGATGAAGccattcaattatataaaaatgcacTTCAAGTCATCAAGGATTCAAATTACATGGCTTTAGATGACGGCATAATGGAGAAGATGAGGATAGATTTGGCAGAGTTACTTCACGTTGTAGGAAG GGGAAAAGAAGGTCGAGAAATGTTGGAGGAATGCTTGTTGATTGCTGAGAAGCATAAAGGAAAAGAGCATCCCAGCTCAGTGACACACCTTCTGAATCTTGCAGCCTCCTATTCACGCTCAAAGAATTTTGTGGAGGCTGAACGCTTGCTGAGGACTAGTTTGGAAATCATGAGGAAGACAGTTGGGCCTGACGATCAATCCATCAGCTTCCCAATGTTGCATCTTGCCGTCACTCTCTACCATCTAAAACAGAATGAAGAAGCTGAGCAGCTTGCCCTGGAGGTTTTGCGCATCCGTGAAAAGGCATTTGGAAAAGATTCTCTTCCTGTTG GGGAGGCTCTGGACTGTTTGGTGTCCATTCAGAGTGGATTGGGGAAGGATGATGGCGAGTTGTTGGAGGTGCTCAAGAGAATTCGGAGTATCCAAGAGAAAGAGTTTGGCCACGAGAGTGAAGAGGTCATTGAAACCCTGAAAAAAATTGTGTACTACTTAGACAAACTGGGTAGGAAGAATGAGAAGTTGCCGCTGCAGAAAAAATTGTCCGTACTTAGAATGAAATATAAACAAAGGATTCAATATTAG
- the LOC132167281 gene encoding B3 domain-containing protein At2g31420-like, with protein MEVNGLLSLKDIEGIHVDQTLSDFDKLLLIAEVASSKYEAQEKEEKKYKRKEANHRMKRSNKRRKLDMATLPMPPPELPEEFKERIKALGGTQVEMVIEKALYPSDWDTNKCRLSMPFGKAKEGFLTEEESTHLAKPKETIIVPFIEPSGKCDKMTLGRWDMKKSSIYVLKTHWNMVLKENGLGQNDVVQVWSFRVGTEQQLCLALVVVSSSGCNHGGRDGGEAEEDAGTSYKAN; from the coding sequence atggaaGTTAATGGGCTCTTGAGTCTCAAAGATATCGAGGGTATCCACGTTGATCAAACTTTGTCTGACTTTGATAAGCTTTTACTGATTGCTGAAGTTGCTTCTTCGAAGTATGAGgcacaagaaaaagaagaaaaaaagtacaaaagGAAGGAAGCAAATCACAGGATGAAGAGATCAAACAAGCGGCGGAAGCTGGATATGGCCACCCTTCCAATGCCACCGCCGGAGTTGCCTGAAGAATTCAAGGAGCGTATCAAGGCATTGGGTGGAACCCAAGTGGAGATGGTGATTGAAAAAGCCCTTTATCCATCTGACTGGGATACGAACAAATGTCGATTATCCATGCCTTTTGGGAAGGCCAAGGAAGGTTTCTTGACAGAGGAAGAGAGCACACATCTTGCAAAACCAAAAGAAACGATAATAGTGCCGTTCATCGAACCCTCCGGTAAGTGCGATAAGATGACTTTGGGGCGGTGGGACATGAAGAAAAGCTCAATCTATGTGCTGAAGACTCATTGGAACATGGTTTTGAAAGAGAATGGACTCGGGCAAAATGATGTGGTCCAAGTTTGGTCTTTTCGGGTTGGCACTGAGCAACAACTCTGCCTGGCTCTTGTTGTGGTTAGTAGCTCAGGTTGCAACCATGGAGGAAGAGATGGAGGAGAGGCTGAAGAAGATGCCGGTACTAGCTACAAAGCCAATTAG
- the LOC132168133 gene encoding uncharacterized protein LOC132168133 isoform X1, which yields MAASLLSLSPALNNYGMSQVCLHMHSGNLRKATTCFSVCLQNRKCNIKLYMIPMTAVTRHTVLRPFALVGSLEADVAGQENHAISDVSAPNNFQRSKMSFEKELQELFDEVKRLIMMGNKSDAIDLLKANYEAVKEQMNAGSQGIEEAALLDIIALGYMAVGDLKFVGSLLAMLTEVVDSLKDNEPLVDVVLVHMGSLYSALGKFEKSLLAYRRSIDILENRHGKNSIFLITPLLGMAKVLGNIGRSTKAVETYNHTISILELSRGAESEDLVVVLFALGNLLLKEGRAADAETHFVRILTLYKKLYGENDGRVGMAMCSLAHVKCAKGNPDEAIQLYKNALQVIKDSNYMALDDGIMEKMRIDLAELLHVVGRGKEGREMLEECLLIAEKHKGKEHPSSVTHLLNLAASYSRSKNFVEAERLLRTSLEIMRKTVGPDDQSISFPMLHLAVTLYHLKQNEEAEQLALEVLRIREKAFGKDSLPVGEALDCLVSIQSGLGKDDGELLEVLKRIRSIQEKEFGHESEEVIETLKKIVYYLDKLGRKNEKLPLQKKLSVLRMKYKQRIQY from the exons ATGGCAGcgtcccttctctctctctctccagctcTGAACAACTACGg GATGAGCCAAGTTTGTCTACACATGCACTCGGGCAACTTACGGAAAGCTACAACATGCTTCTCAGTTTGTCTCCAAAATCGGAAATGCAACATCAAGCTTTACATGATACCCATGACAGCTGTTACCCGTCACACTGTGTTGAGACCTTTTGCATTAGTTGGCTCATTAGAAGCAGATGTAGCAGGCCAAGAAAATCATGCTATATCCGATGTTTCAGCTCCAAACAACTTTCAGAG GTCTAAAATGTCTTTTGAGAAAGAGTTGCAAGAGTTATTTGATGAAGTCAAAAGACTGATTATGATGGGAAACAAAAGTGATGCTATAGACCTACTTAAAGCAAACTATGAAGCTGTTAAAGAACAGATGAATGCAGGTAGTCAAGGCATAGAAGAAGCTGCTCTTCTTGACATCATTGCCCTTGGTTATATGGCTGTTGGAGATTTAAAGTTTGTTGGTTCCCTACTGGCTATG TTGACTGAGGTCGTTGACAGTCTAAAGGACAATGAACCACTTGTGGATGTTGTGCTTGTGCATATGGGAAGTCTGTATTCGGCTTTGGGGAAGTTTGAAAAATCATTGCTTGCATACCGGAGGTCTATTGATATTCTAGAGAACAGACATG ggaaaaatagtatttttcttatcACCCCATTGTTGGGGATGGCAAAAGTGCTTGGAAACATTGGCAGATCCACAAAAGCAGTAGAAACCTACAACCACACAATTTCTATTTTGGAATTGAGCAGAGGTGCTGAAAGTGAGGATTTGGTTGTAGTTCTATTTGCTCTTGGCAATCTTTTACTCAAAGAAGGAAGAGCAGCGGATGCAGAAACTCATTTTGTTAG AATTTTAACCTTATATAAGAAGTTATATGGAGAAAATGATGGAAGAGTTGGAATGGCTATGTGTTCCCTTGCCCATGTTAAGTGTGCAAAAG GAAACCCTGATGAAGccattcaattatataaaaatgcacTTCAAGTCATCAAGGATTCAAATTACATGGCTTTAGATGACGGCATAATGGAGAAGATGAGGATAGATTTGGCAGAGTTACTTCACGTTGTAGGAAG GGGAAAAGAAGGTCGAGAAATGTTGGAGGAATGCTTGTTGATTGCTGAGAAGCATAAAGGAAAAGAGCATCCCAGCTCAGTGACACACCTTCTGAATCTTGCAGCCTCCTATTCACGCTCAAAGAATTTTGTGGAGGCTGAACGCTTGCTGAGGACTAGTTTGGAAATCATGAGGAAGACAGTTGGGCCTGACGATCAATCCATCAGCTTCCCAATGTTGCATCTTGCCGTCACTCTCTACCATCTAAAACAGAATGAAGAAGCTGAGCAGCTTGCCCTGGAGGTTTTGCGCATCCGTGAAAAGGCATTTGGAAAAGATTCTCTTCCTGTTG GGGAGGCTCTGGACTGTTTGGTGTCCATTCAGAGTGGATTGGGGAAGGATGATGGCGAGTTGTTGGAGGTGCTCAAGAGAATTCGGAGTATCCAAGAGAAAGAGTTTGGCCACGAGAGTGAAGAGGTCATTGAAACCCTGAAAAAAATTGTGTACTACTTAGACAAACTGGGTAGGAAGAATGAGAAGTTGCCGCTGCAGAAAAAATTGTCCGTACTTAGAATGAAATATAAACAAAGGATTCAATATTAG
- the LOC132168107 gene encoding uncharacterized protein LOC132168107, which yields MAYMQYGRKAFGKIITNTSLQSNDRLVNPLLYACQGLRYRKLEVILTTSIKKLGKSGETVKVAPGYFRNHLMPKLLAVPNIEKYAFLVREQRKIYQPEEEEEEVEVVKESKEDMMKAYEKAARRLDNSKLVLRRLIDAEKFRSRATKDDPIELRSPVTKDDIIAEVERQLCVRIAPENLHLPSPLTTFGEFELPLRFPKSIPLPEGKVQWTLDVKVRGK from the exons ATGGCTTATATGCAATATGGTAGAAAAGCATTTGGGAAGATTATTACAAACACTAGCCTCCAGAGCAACGATCGCTTGGTGAATCCGCTGCTATATGCTTGTCAAGGACTTAGATATCGGAAGTTGGAAGTCATTCTAACTACG AGCATAAAAAAGCTTGGCAAATCCGGCGAGACAGTTAAGGTTGCTCCCGGGTATTTCCGCAACCACCTTATGCCCAAGTTGCTAGCGGTCCCAAATATTGAGAAATATGCGTTTCTTGTCAGGGAACAGCGCAAG ATCTACCAACctgaggaggaagaagaagaggttgAAGTAGTTAAAGAGTCTAAGGAAGACATGATGAAGGCATATGAGAAGGCAGCAAGGCGTCTAGACAATTCTAAGCTG GTATTGCGGAGGTTAATCGATGCTGAAAAATTTCGTTCACGTGCCACAAAAGATGATCCTATAGAATTGCGTTCACCAGTAACAAAGGATGATATCATTGCTGAG GTGGAAAGGCAGCTTTGTGTTCGGATTGCACCTGAAAACCTGCATCTACCTTCTCCTTTGACAACTTTTGGTGAATTTGAGTTGCCACTACGCTTTCCCAAGTCTATCCCTTTGCCGGAGGGGAAGGTTCAGTGGACTCTTGATGTTAAGGTCAGGGGTAAATAA
- the LOC132164065 gene encoding protein PLASTID TRANSCRIPTIONALLY ACTIVE 7: MAISTLPFCLSSASPRIEIRAGNQWGPSCSVRAQVISQMQKDGRGRRVWRRRKLTKKDDMLRYKMERIPFLEEQVRKIKETGKVLTMDIERLLLSEDNRFDFVNEVAAEAKEYVENNRDEYGGRKKAILHVLSNRINDAGFFRPEAYEESDPFKPGPDYLKEEFT, translated from the exons ATGGCGATTTCCACACTGCCCTTCTGTCTCTCTTCGGCTTCACCt AGGATTGAGATAAGAGCTGGGAATCAATGGGGGCCGAGCTGCTCTGTTCGCGCACAG GTAATATCTCAAATGCAAAAGGACGGCCGTGGCAGGCGAGTGTGGCGGCGAAGGAAACTG ACGAAGAAGGATGACATGTTGCGCTACAAAATGGAGCGAATTCCTTTCCTTGAGGAGCAGGTGAGGAAGATAAAGGAAACAGGAAAGGTGTTGACTATGGACATTGAAAGATTGTTGCTATCAGAGGATAACCGCTTTGATTTTGTTAACGAGGTAGCTGCCGAGGCCAAAGAATATGTTGAGAACAACCGGGACGAGTATGGAGGTAGGAAAAAAGCTATCCTTCATGTGCTCAGCAACCGTATTAATGATGCTGGATTTTTCCGACCAGAGGCATACGAGGAATCTGACCCCTTTAAGCCTGGCCCCGATTACTTGAAAGAAGAATTCACATAG